From Corticium candelabrum chromosome 13, ooCorCand1.1, whole genome shotgun sequence, a single genomic window includes:
- the LOC134189181 gene encoding uncharacterized protein LOC134189181: MKQVLLSAFLLFSLQGVDAVDCIWGSWSSCSVECGNGTRTRQISQAATMGGQKCTGLFTEICLVTSCKATNLAASLQATVIMSSVFPGYNATLAIDGSPKNVTGQIIDGFDCAATKYSLNPWLKVDLKSEYLVSRVRAIFVGDTGKDVYVHVGSSLTNNGSDNHNCGKAPSDSSHYWNARWQGVSCSPPVWGRYINLQRIVLHHLLHVCEVAFNYELEIAILDNGTSIEGSIVAVYENQDYSNPIDCGVSPDVTNFNALLQWKHNITNDIDTLNNDIESSASDIGGSGSGQNAGVYQVYENGVQRLYIKSASVSDSGVYTCQYIAMDGSIVSKSFTLNVSDVDCIWGSWSSCSVECGNGTRTRKISQAARMGGQKCTGPSTEICIVTSCVATNLAASFGATATMSSVYSSNYFATLAIDGSPNIVTGQSLNGFDCAQTSFSLNPWLQVDLQNKYLVSRVRAILFTRGEDENVYVHVGNNLTNNGNDNHNCGKAPYDSSNHMNAIWRDVSCNPPVWGKFINLQRIVLHDLLHVCEVAFNYELEIAILDNNKHIEGTSVAVNERQDYSNPIDCGVIPDVTNFNALLQWKHNTTIDVASSSGQNASVYQVYENGVQQLYIKSANFSNSGVYTCQYTSTDGSVVSKSFTLNIREATSKVLEYVVLERIKDVLITNKQQFGFKQRHGCGDCSFVLEQLITI, from the exons TGGATTGCATttggggtagttggagttcctgtagtgttgaatgtggaaatggcaccagaactcggcAGATTAGTCAAGCAGCTACAATGGGCGGTCAGAAGTGTACAGGACTATTCACTGAGATTTGCTTAGTAACATCTT GTAAAGCAACCAATTTAGCTGCTTCTCTTCAAGCCACAGTGATCATGAGTTCAGTCTTCCCTGGCTACAATGCTACATTGGCTATAGATGGCAGTCCAAAGAATGTTACTGGACAGATAATTGATGGTTTTGATTGTGCTGCTACAAAATATTCTCTGAATCCTTGGCTTAAAGTTGACCTGAAAAGTGAATATCTGGTGTCACGTGTTAGAGCTATTTTTGTAGGTGATACTGGTAAAGATGTGTACGTTCATGTTGGTAGCAGCTTAACAAACAATGGGAGTGACAACCACAATTGTGGAAAGGCTCCATCTGATAGCTCTCATTACTGGAATGCAAGATGGCAAGGTGTTAGCTGTAGCccaccagtttggggaagatacattaatttacagagaATAGTGTTACATCACCTTCTTCATgtatgtgaggtggctttcaactatg agttggagattgctattctGGACAATGGCACGAGTATTGAAGGATCAATTGTGGCAGTttatgagaatcaagattactctaatcctattgattgtggtgtcagtcctgatgtgaccaactttaatgctctcttgcaatggaaGCACAACATCACTAATGACATAGATACTTTAAACAATGACATAGAATCTTCGGCCAGTGATATAGGAGGATCTGGAAGTGGACAGAATGCTGGTGTATATCAGGTGTACGAGAATGGTGTGCAGCGGctctacatcaagtcagctaGTGTCTCTGACAGTGGAGTGTATACATGTCAATATATTGCAATGGATGGGTCTATAGTGTCAAAGTCGTTTACACTGAATGTTTCAGATG tggattgcatttggggcagttggagttcatgtagtgttgaatgtggaaatggcaccagaactcggAAGATTAGTCAAGCAGCTAGAATGGGGGGTCAGAAGTGTACAGGACCGTCAactgagatctgcatagtcacTTCTT GTGTAGCAACCAATTTAGCTGCGTCTTTTGGAGCAACAGCGACCATGAGTTCAGTTTATAGTTCTAACTACTTTGCTACATTGGCTATAGATGGCAGTCCAAACATTGTTACTGGACAAAGCCTTAATGGCTTTGATTGTGCTCAAACATCATTTTCTCTGAATCCTTGGCTTCAAGTTGACTTGCAAAATAAATATTTGGTGTCACGTGTCAGAGCTATTCTTTTCACTAGAGGTGAAGATGAAAACGTGTATGTTCATGTTGGTAACAACCTAACAAACAATGGCAATGATAACCACAATTGTGGAAAGGCTCCATATGACAGCTCTAATCACATGAATGCAATTTGGCGAGATGTTAGCTGTAACCCACCAGTTTGGGGAAAATTCATTAATTTACAGAGAATAGTTTTACATGACCTTCTTCATgtatgtgaggtggctttcaactatg agttggagattgctattctagacaataataaGCATATTGAAGGAACAAGTGTGGCAGTTAATGAGAGGcaagattactctaatcctattgattgtggtgtcattcctgatgtgaccaactttaacgctctcttgcaatggaaGCACAACACAACGATTGACGTGGCATCTTCAAGTGGACAGAATGCTAGTGTATATCAGgtgtatgagaatggtgtgcagcaactctacatcaagtcagctaATTTCTCTAACAGTGGAGTGTATACGTGTCAATATACTTCAACTGATGGCTCTGtagtgtcaaagtcatttacacTAAATATTCGTGAGG CAACGTCCAAGGTTTTGGAGTACGTTGTACTTGAACGGATAAAGGATGTGTTGATCACCAACAAGCAACAGTTTGGTTTCAAACAAAGGCACGGATGTGGAGACTGTTCTTTTGTTCTGGAACAATTGATTACTATTTGA